In a genomic window of Actinomadura rubteroloni:
- a CDS encoding DAK2 domain-containing protein yields the protein MDLDQNAVLRRYATAVDAAHGELTRLDRHSGDGDFGDNLRAGLRAAAARHDRTGGPAFAVLGEVFLDEVGGTSGPLFGLLFTEIARALAADPGAFASGAAAGLGAIRRVGEAEIGDRTLVDALAPAVDALHGPRPFAAAARAAADGAARTAGLRARRGRASYLGDRALGAADPGAAGIALLFWAVASVAEPDDDVPPPF from the coding sequence ATGGACCTCGACCAGAACGCCGTCCTGCGCCGCTACGCCACCGCCGTCGACGCCGCGCACGGCGAGCTGACCCGCCTGGACCGGCACAGCGGCGACGGCGACTTCGGCGACAACCTCCGCGCCGGGCTCCGCGCCGCCGCCGCCCGCCACGACCGGACGGGCGGCCCCGCGTTCGCCGTGCTCGGCGAGGTCTTCCTGGACGAGGTCGGCGGCACCAGCGGCCCCCTGTTCGGCCTGCTGTTCACCGAGATCGCCCGCGCGCTCGCCGCGGACCCGGGGGCGTTCGCGTCCGGCGCCGCCGCCGGGCTCGGCGCGATCCGCCGCGTCGGCGAGGCCGAGATCGGCGACCGCACGCTCGTGGACGCCCTCGCCCCCGCCGTCGACGCCCTGCACGGCCCGCGCCCGTTCGCCGCCGCCGCGCGCGCCGCCGCCGACGGGGCCGCCCGCACCGCCGGCCTGCGCGCCCGCCGGGGCCGCGCCAGCTACCTCGGCGACCGGGCGCTCGGCGCCGCCGACCCGGGCGCGGCCGGGATCGCGCTGCTGTTCTGGGCCGTCGCATCCGTCGCCGAACCGGACGACGACGTCCCGCCGCCCTTCTAA